Proteins found in one Lysinibacillus fusiformis genomic segment:
- a CDS encoding AraC family transcriptional regulator, which yields MNVDDHIYLWDHAAIKVLDVRHQVLRMGETLQSYKMPSNGFIFVSRGRAQVQLNQIEYIIQQFQVIHGSKGTILDIFLTEDELEYYLIFYKVTMPIPTSQEIVKLMDRSNPFLLQYSYIPNYPIFIYHKVKLMEQEWRKAGGINRFYVKSLFYQFVHNLLQQLHSQGIDMIKPDLVRQVMMYIQENYAQNLTLESIATHLNYSVPHLSSIFKKKTGYSVIDYVIQTRLDIAANLLVETDATLKEIAENVGYRDPYYLSRLFKKYKGVSPLRFRKQERKDAIHRPQNIIESSIVWRQIWRYIDSDNHYQYQYKGEEDIHMPRGSRTSFTAIALLCITLLLGACAGGTTSSNNEATGQNQPVAESQSANSSETRVYKDSQGAAVEIPTNPERIVLQGNSIGDLLALGIEPVGVDRRFIESGVLEDNGKVSSTDIGFPTNLEKVLTLKPDLIMLSYVMDNEVEEASKIAPTIVFDGMQPLKDRLPIIADIVGKKEEGEQLLNKYNEDVDAMWEQLRADGKVAEGETAVVFQFYWNKAMYVMKTGGVADLLYQPKGFAMDEKVQALQPNSGPYIEITPEVLHETLIGDHLFVVLSADKEAQQAFEELKQEPLWSSLPAVKNNKVHFIEDKWNYDDMTTSNMLLEEFPNMLTK from the coding sequence ATGAATGTTGATGACCATATATACCTGTGGGATCATGCTGCTATCAAAGTGCTGGATGTTAGGCATCAAGTTTTGAGAATGGGTGAAACGTTACAGTCTTATAAAATGCCTTCCAATGGTTTTATTTTTGTGTCTCGTGGAAGGGCGCAGGTTCAGCTCAATCAAATTGAGTATATTATTCAGCAGTTTCAAGTCATACATGGTAGTAAAGGAACGATCTTAGATATTTTTCTAACAGAGGATGAGCTGGAGTATTATTTGATTTTTTATAAAGTGACCATGCCTATTCCTACGAGCCAAGAAATAGTGAAACTCATGGATAGGAGTAATCCATTTCTGTTGCAATATAGCTATATACCAAATTACCCGATTTTTATTTATCACAAAGTTAAATTGATGGAGCAGGAATGGAGGAAGGCTGGTGGAATAAATCGCTTTTATGTGAAATCATTATTCTACCAATTTGTTCATAATTTATTACAGCAGCTTCATAGCCAAGGGATAGATATGATTAAGCCAGACCTTGTGAGACAGGTAATGATGTATATACAAGAGAATTATGCACAGAATTTAACACTAGAATCTATTGCGACTCATTTGAATTATAGTGTTCCTCATCTATCTTCCATCTTTAAAAAGAAAACGGGTTATAGTGTAATTGACTATGTAATTCAAACGCGCCTCGATATAGCAGCTAATTTATTAGTAGAGACAGATGCTACATTGAAAGAAATTGCTGAAAATGTAGGCTATAGGGACCCTTATTATTTAAGTCGCCTTTTTAAAAAGTATAAGGGTGTATCGCCATTACGCTTTAGAAAACAAGAAAGAAAAGATGCTATACATCGTCCTCAAAATATCATTGAATCGTCCATTGTGTGGCGGCAAATATGGCGATATATTGATAGTGATAATCATTATCAGTATCAGTATAAAGGAGAGGAAGATATACATATGCCTAGAGGTTCAAGAACTTCATTCACTGCAATAGCGCTACTTTGTATAACATTACTATTGGGCGCGTGTGCGGGAGGGACTACCAGTTCAAACAATGAAGCAACAGGACAGAATCAGCCTGTTGCAGAAAGCCAGTCTGCCAACTCATCTGAGACAAGAGTTTATAAGGATAGTCAAGGAGCAGCGGTAGAAATTCCTACAAATCCAGAACGAATTGTACTTCAGGGCAATTCGATCGGTGATTTACTTGCATTAGGCATAGAGCCTGTTGGGGTAGATCGTCGTTTTATCGAGAGCGGTGTTTTAGAAGATAACGGGAAAGTAAGTTCAACAGATATCGGCTTTCCAACAAACTTAGAGAAGGTTCTGACATTAAAGCCAGATTTGATTATGCTGTCATATGTTATGGATAATGAGGTCGAAGAAGCTTCTAAAATTGCACCAACTATTGTTTTTGATGGTATGCAGCCATTAAAGGATCGTTTACCAATCATTGCTGATATTGTTGGTAAAAAGGAAGAAGGAGAACAGCTACTGAATAAATATAATGAAGATGTCGATGCAATGTGGGAGCAGCTTCGTGCAGATGGTAAGGTAGCTGAGGGTGAAACGGCAGTAGTATTCCAATTTTATTGGAACAAGGCTATGTATGTGATGAAAACAGGTGGGGTAGCAGATTTACTGTATCAACCAAAAGGATTTGCTATGGACGAAAAGGTACAAGCACTGCAACCAAATAGTGGCCCGTATATTGAAATCACTCCAGAAGTGCTGCATGAAACACTTATTGGTGATCACTTATTTGTTGTCCTTTCTGCGGATAAAGAGGCGCAACAAGCTTTTGAGGAACTGAAGCAAGAGCCGCTGTGGAGCTCCTTACCAGCTGTAAAAAACAATAAAGTGCATTTCATAGAGGATAAATGGAATTATGATGATATGACAACAAGTAACATGCTACTAGAGGAATTTCCAAATATGCTAACAAAATAA
- a CDS encoding AraC family transcriptional regulator, whose product MYRLMDTAIIEWREKVNTYTLHTKFPTLLACDVSIKISLDGEWLRLDKNEMIYLSAGKIVRLEKAHHQVVHLNIVSFQMYSLTEENADLLLYRVDHKHLPAHGSIASVETLSYRAVTLLQDLIGEQHFHSRQNYLLEELLHLFIQALKPSKEKVDLIMREALVYINRHYDQNLNRSQLAALMGFNTSYFSRLFQQQIGRSFSKHLMRVRIDKAKMYLLSTDATLNEIARKVGYTDGLYLSRKFKQIVGVSPSEYRHRPKPRRIVALQYSGDLLALGIQPIAAPFAPWEVSPLIHRELSGTIDLEQDGLHQLEKMDIDLIIVPEYLYYWPGKLEKLEQLAPVLVLPWNQLDRLEEVQLIGKILGCEAEATMWVEQYQTITHTAATKLEFIIQPHETVGLYEVWEDHTICIWNTTARATYNLYIGLKLTPHPRIQQEVLEVDSHLFIEEDILSEYAANHMFVVLPEDYYNDFPKMLLKRKAWQQLLEDPTRKLYPIKLNEFWCNDGLTLEKQLSIMLEKLFNH is encoded by the coding sequence ATGTACAGATTAATGGACACAGCAATAATCGAATGGCGGGAAAAGGTTAATACATATACACTTCATACAAAATTTCCAACATTACTAGCTTGTGATGTTTCTATCAAAATTTCTTTAGATGGAGAATGGTTACGTCTAGATAAAAATGAAATGATATATCTTAGTGCAGGGAAAATCGTAAGGCTAGAAAAAGCACATCACCAAGTTGTTCATTTAAATATTGTATCTTTTCAAATGTACAGTCTTACTGAAGAAAATGCGGATTTGTTACTTTATCGTGTCGATCATAAGCATTTGCCTGCCCATGGCTCAATTGCTAGTGTAGAAACATTGTCGTATCGTGCTGTTACTCTCCTTCAAGATCTTATAGGTGAACAGCACTTTCATAGCAGACAAAATTACTTGTTGGAGGAATTACTACATTTATTTATCCAAGCTTTAAAGCCATCTAAAGAGAAAGTAGATTTGATTATGCGAGAAGCGCTAGTGTATATCAATCGCCATTACGATCAAAATCTAAATCGTTCACAATTGGCAGCGCTTATGGGCTTTAATACAAGTTATTTTTCAAGATTGTTTCAACAACAAATAGGGCGTAGTTTCTCCAAGCATTTGATGAGAGTGAGAATAGATAAAGCTAAAATGTATCTACTTTCAACGGATGCCACATTGAACGAGATTGCAAGAAAAGTTGGCTATACAGATGGACTCTATCTAAGCCGAAAGTTTAAACAAATTGTTGGCGTATCGCCAAGTGAGTATCGGCACAGACCAAAGCCAAGACGTATTGTAGCATTACAATATAGTGGTGATTTACTTGCTTTAGGTATACAGCCAATTGCTGCTCCTTTTGCACCATGGGAAGTATCCCCGCTTATACATCGTGAACTAAGTGGTACGATTGATCTGGAGCAAGATGGACTTCATCAACTAGAGAAAATGGACATTGACCTAATCATTGTGCCTGAATATTTATATTATTGGCCAGGCAAGTTAGAAAAACTAGAGCAGCTTGCACCCGTTTTGGTTTTACCATGGAATCAATTAGATCGACTGGAAGAAGTTCAACTTATAGGGAAAATTCTTGGATGTGAGGCAGAGGCAACGATGTGGGTTGAACAATATCAAACCATTACACATACAGCGGCTACTAAGCTTGAATTCATTATACAACCTCATGAAACAGTAGGCTTATATGAAGTTTGGGAGGATCATACAATATGTATTTGGAATACCACTGCAAGAGCTACTTATAATTTATATATTGGTTTAAAGTTAACGCCTCATCCACGTATTCAGCAAGAGGTGCTAGAGGTAGATAGTCATCTTTTTATAGAAGAAGATATATTGTCTGAATACGCTGCTAACCATATGTTTGTTGTCCTCCCAGAAGACTATTATAACGATTTTCCAAAGATGCTATTAAAGCGTAAAGCTTGGCAACAGTTACTTGAAGACCCCACAAGAAAACTTTACCCAATTAAGCTCAATGAATTTTGGTGCAACGACGGGTTAACGCTAGAAAAACAACTTAGTATTATGCTAGAAAAACTATTTAATCATTAA
- a CDS encoding ABC transporter substrate-binding protein, translated as MVKVKQRSWIGLIILLLFLIVLGGCGNAAESESTKQSVSNNQATADTKIIKTVDGDVEIPANPQRIVTQGYLANFLVFDVKPVGAPYWEIESPYTMELSEGITDIGQIDGGSVEKILSLKPDLIVTVGGDEKLNEQYRKIAPTLVIPYGTYHEVHEEMRAFGEILGKEKEAEEWLQKFDEKVVKAKDSIKGLIKEGTTFSLMGPFGKEFYVYGDGVNRGGQAIYQQLGLTPPEIVRKDLIEPNINALSISQEKIADYAGDYIFLDISGEAEFDEKDPVWSTIDAVKNNRVFNLNPERFWPYDPIAVESQVEEIASILKNRLEKEK; from the coding sequence ATGGTCAAGGTTAAACAAAGAAGTTGGATAGGATTAATTATACTATTGTTGTTTTTGATTGTTTTAGGTGGTTGTGGGAATGCAGCAGAGAGCGAATCAACAAAACAGTCTGTGTCAAATAACCAGGCAACTGCAGATACAAAAATCATTAAAACTGTTGATGGAGATGTAGAAATACCTGCCAATCCACAACGAATTGTTACGCAAGGATATTTAGCAAACTTTTTAGTTTTCGATGTTAAACCAGTCGGTGCACCCTATTGGGAAATAGAAAGTCCTTATACTATGGAATTAAGTGAGGGAATTACAGACATTGGTCAAATTGATGGAGGCTCGGTTGAAAAAATTTTGTCACTTAAACCCGATTTAATCGTAACGGTTGGAGGGGATGAAAAATTAAATGAACAATACCGTAAGATTGCCCCAACACTAGTCATTCCGTATGGTACATATCATGAAGTTCATGAGGAAATGAGAGCTTTTGGTGAGATATTAGGAAAAGAGAAGGAAGCAGAGGAATGGCTACAAAAATTTGATGAAAAAGTAGTGAAAGCAAAAGATTCTATAAAAGGATTAATTAAAGAAGGAACTACTTTCTCTCTTATGGGTCCGTTTGGAAAAGAGTTTTATGTCTATGGTGATGGTGTGAATCGTGGTGGACAAGCAATTTATCAGCAGCTAGGTTTAACACCACCAGAAATAGTACGTAAGGATTTAATTGAGCCAAACATTAATGCACTTAGTATTTCACAGGAAAAGATTGCAGATTATGCAGGTGATTATATCTTTTTAGACATCTCAGGAGAAGCGGAATTTGATGAGAAAGACCCTGTATGGTCAACGATTGATGCTGTTAAAAATAATAGAGTATTCAACTTAAACCCAGAACGTTTCTGGCCTTATGATCCAATTGCTGTAGAATCACAGGTTGAGGAAATCGCTAGCATACTCAAGAATCGTTTAGAGAAAGAGAAGTAA